ACATACTGGATGTGGGAAGGGTTGGTAGTTCGGGCAAAAGAATCATAACGGATATGGAGTTTTTCCCAGAGTTTAACGAACTTTTCTGTTTGGATATCGCAAAATTTTTTAACTTCTATTTTTTCCTTTTCCGCAGACTGTTGAACTTTTTGTCCATGTTCATCGACCCCGGTAAGGGAAAAAACCGAATAGCCCCTGTTTCTATAGTACCTAGCTATAGCATCGGCCAATATTTTTTCATAAGCATGACCGAGATGAGGAGAACCGTTAACATAATCGATAGCTGTGGTAATGAAAAAAGAATTGGGCATGGTTTAAGAAAAAGAAACTTTACTTTTTTATATTCAATATCCCTTATTCATAAAATTTTTTTGGAATCATATTGAGAACAAGGAAAATATGTTATCTTTTATTTTGATCATTATCAGTTTAAGCATAGTCTAAATAAGAGAGGGAAGAATCCATCAGAAAAGAAGAAGGTAATATGATATGGGGAATTTGACAAGAAGAGATTTGGTTGTCAAGGTTTCAACGAAAACAGGTTTGCCGCAGCAAGAGGTAGCTAAGGTCTTTGAGGAGATTCTTGACGTATTTATGGAGGTATTTAAGAAAAAAGAAACAATCGAGCTGCGCAATTTTGGGGTTTTTGAAGTGACTTTGAGAAAGGCCCGAATTGGCAGGAACCCAAGAAATCCAGAGCGAGACATCCTTATACCTCCAAGGGCTGTAGTTCGATTTAAGCCAGGCAAGGAAGTTAAAGGCATTCTTAATGCGATTACGAAGGATCTCCTCAAGGAAGAAGAAGCAAAAAAGAAAAAAAAGGCTTAACTTCTTTTTTGCTTTTTGAAAAACTACACCCTGGTCTATAAGCCTCTTATTTCTATGCAGCCATTGCCAGGATTTCGTGATTTTTATCCTCCTGATTGTGCTTTCAGGAATTTAATTTTCTCTCGTTGGAGAGAAAGTTGTAGGCGTTTTAATTTTGTTGAATATGACGGTCCTTTGCTTGAACCTATAGAACTTTACCAAAAAAAATCTGGGGATGAAATTTTTGGCCAAATTTATCACTTTATCGATAAAGGCAGCCGTGCTGTGGCTTTGAGGCCAGAGATGACTCCAACCTTAGCGAGAATGATTGAAGCTCATTTTAAAGAATATCGAAAACCGATCAAATGGTTTTCCATCCCCCAACTTTTTCGTTATGAACGAGCCCAGAGGGGACGATTGCGTGAGCATTATCAACTGAACTGTGATATTGTGGGTGAAGCGGGTTTAGAAGCAGACATCGAGCTTATCAATCTGGCTATTGATATTCTTCTTTCTTTTGATTTAGGCAAAGAAGATTTTGTTGTACGCATTAGTGATAGACATTTCTGGACGGAGTTTTTGAGAAAAAAAGGGATCTCAGAAGATAATTGGTATGCTTTTTTCCAAGCCATTGATAAGATCGAAAGAGAGCCCAAAGAAGAGATAGAAAAACGATTGGGTGCCTTGGCCAAAGAGGTGTTTGAGATTCTTGAAAATCCTCCCTGTTGGGAAAGATTTGATATCATTCTGGAGGGACTTCATAATAGAGGACTTGGAGAGTTTGTCCGCATCGATCTTGGTATTGTTCGTGGACTCGCTTATTATACGGGAGTCGTTTATGAAGTTTTTGATAGGTTGGGAAAATTCAGAGCAATAGCCGGGGGAGGAAGATATGATGATCTTCTTAAACAGATTGGGGGAGAAGACATAGCCGCTAGCGGATTTGGAATGGGAGATGTTGTTCTAGGTGAAATTCTAAGGGAAAAGCAAATCATC
The DNA window shown above is from Methylacidiphilum caldifontis and carries:
- the hisS gene encoding histidine--tRNA ligase → MQPLPGFRDFYPPDCAFRNLIFSRWRESCRRFNFVEYDGPLLEPIELYQKKSGDEIFGQIYHFIDKGSRAVALRPEMTPTLARMIEAHFKEYRKPIKWFSIPQLFRYERAQRGRLREHYQLNCDIVGEAGLEADIELINLAIDILLSFDLGKEDFVVRISDRHFWTEFLRKKGISEDNWYAFFQAIDKIEREPKEEIEKRLGALAKEVFEILENPPCWERFDIILEGLHNRGLGEFVRIDLGIVRGLAYYTGVVYEVFDRLGKFRAIAGGGRYDDLLKQIGGEDIAASGFGMGDVVLGEILREKQIIQPSFPRLDVYVVFPEGEKIPKGLLLIEKLRRSGFSVDFSFYPSKLKKQLAIAQSLNARFALFVSESIEEGVVEIKNMDERTQFSLPVDKLIEWLNQRAT
- a CDS encoding HU family DNA-binding protein, with product MGNLTRRDLVVKVSTKTGLPQQEVAKVFEEILDVFMEVFKKKETIELRNFGVFEVTLRKARIGRNPRNPERDILIPPRAVVRFKPGKEVKGILNAITKDLLKEEEAKKKKKA